One Pantoea trifolii DNA segment encodes these proteins:
- the glgB gene encoding 1,4-alpha-glucan branching enzyme, giving the protein MSELPDRQAINALFAGNYADPFSLLGMHQTAQGLEVRALLPDASDVWVIETNTGRKCAQLTCLDSRGFFCGVIPRRKNRFGYQLAVNWHGQQNLIDDAYRFGPLLEEMDAWLLGEGTHLRPYETLGAHGTTIDGVHGTRFAVWAPNARRVSVVGEFNFWDGRRHPMRFRRELGVWELFIPGAVNGQLYKFEIVDNSGQMRIKADPFAFEAQMRPQTASMICGLPPKTEMQPRRKAANGFDQPISIYEVHLGSWRRHTDNNFWLSYKELAEQLIPYVKEMGFTHIELMPINEHPFDGSWGYQPLGMYAPTRRFGTRDEFRHFIAAAHDAGINVLLDWVPGHFPSDDFGLAKFDGTELYEHSDPREGFHQDWNTLIYNFGRREVSNYLSGNALYWMERFGIDGLRVDAVASMIYRDYSRAEGEWVPNHFGGRENLEAISFLRHTNRILGRAAPGSVTVAEESTDYPGVTRPSEDGGLGFWFKWNLGWMHDTLDYMKLDPVHRRYHHQLMTFGMLYNYTENFVLPLSHDEVVHGKRSILDRMPGDAWQKFANLRAYYGWMWGFPGKKLQFMGNEFAQGREWNHDTSLDWHLLEGEDNWHNGVHRLVRDLNHTYRHFAPLHQLDFDGQGFEWLVVDDHENSVFVFVRRDREGNEIIVVSNFTPVARPHYRFGVNQRGGWREIMNTDQHDYHGSDTRNHGVVHTDEIESHGRPQSLSLTLPPLATLWLVRESD; this is encoded by the coding sequence ATGTCAGAGCTTCCCGATCGCCAGGCGATCAATGCCCTTTTTGCCGGGAATTATGCCGATCCCTTTTCACTACTGGGAATGCACCAAACTGCCCAAGGCCTTGAAGTGCGTGCGCTGCTGCCCGATGCCTCCGATGTTTGGGTGATTGAAACCAATACTGGACGCAAATGCGCCCAGCTAACCTGCCTCGACTCACGCGGTTTCTTCTGTGGCGTGATTCCGCGCCGAAAAAACCGGTTTGGCTATCAGCTGGCGGTGAACTGGCACGGCCAGCAAAACCTGATTGATGATGCCTATCGCTTCGGCCCGCTGCTGGAGGAGATGGATGCCTGGTTATTGGGTGAAGGCACGCATCTACGTCCTTACGAAACCCTCGGCGCGCACGGTACCACCATTGACGGCGTACACGGCACGCGCTTCGCCGTTTGGGCACCTAACGCGCGTCGCGTATCGGTGGTGGGCGAGTTCAACTTCTGGGATGGCCGACGCCATCCGATGCGTTTTCGCCGTGAACTCGGCGTTTGGGAACTGTTCATACCGGGCGCGGTGAACGGCCAGCTGTATAAGTTTGAAATCGTCGATAATTCCGGCCAGATGCGCATCAAAGCCGATCCCTTCGCCTTTGAAGCGCAAATGCGTCCACAAACCGCCTCGATGATCTGCGGGCTGCCGCCGAAAACCGAGATGCAGCCACGGCGCAAAGCCGCCAATGGATTTGACCAGCCGATTTCGATTTATGAAGTGCATCTCGGTTCATGGCGACGTCACACCGACAACAATTTCTGGCTCAGCTACAAAGAGCTGGCGGAGCAGCTCATCCCTTACGTCAAAGAGATGGGATTCACCCATATCGAACTGATGCCGATTAACGAACATCCGTTTGACGGCAGCTGGGGCTATCAGCCGCTCGGCATGTATGCGCCGACGCGCCGTTTTGGCACGCGCGATGAATTCCGCCACTTTATTGCCGCCGCGCATGATGCCGGCATTAATGTGCTGCTCGATTGGGTGCCCGGCCACTTCCCAAGTGATGATTTCGGCCTGGCGAAGTTCGATGGCACCGAACTCTACGAACACAGCGATCCGCGTGAAGGTTTTCATCAGGACTGGAACACGCTGATCTACAATTTTGGTCGCCGTGAAGTCAGCAATTATCTCTCCGGCAACGCCTTGTACTGGATGGAGCGCTTTGGCATTGATGGGCTGCGCGTCGATGCGGTGGCGTCAATGATCTACCGCGATTACAGCCGCGCCGAAGGCGAATGGGTGCCAAACCACTTTGGTGGACGCGAAAACCTCGAAGCGATTTCGTTCCTGCGTCATACCAACCGCATTCTGGGCCGCGCTGCGCCCGGCAGCGTCACGGTAGCCGAAGAGTCCACCGATTATCCTGGCGTTACGCGTCCTTCGGAAGATGGCGGCCTCGGCTTCTGGTTTAAATGGAATCTGGGCTGGATGCACGACACGCTGGATTACATGAAACTCGATCCGGTACATCGTCGCTACCATCATCAGCTGATGACCTTCGGCATGCTTTACAACTACACCGAAAACTTTGTGCTGCCGCTGTCGCACGACGAAGTGGTGCACGGCAAACGTTCGATCCTCGATCGCATGCCCGGCGATGCCTGGCAGAAGTTCGCCAACCTGCGCGCCTATTACGGCTGGATGTGGGGCTTCCCTGGCAAGAAGCTGCAATTTATGGGCAACGAGTTTGCGCAGGGACGCGAGTGGAACCACGACACGAGCCTCGACTGGCATCTGCTGGAAGGCGAGGATAACTGGCACAACGGCGTGCATCGTCTGGTACGCGATCTCAACCACACTTATCGCCATTTCGCGCCGCTGCATCAGCTCGATTTTGATGGGCAAGGTTTTGAGTGGCTGGTGGTCGATGACCATGAGAATTCGGTGTTCGTGTTTGTGCGCCGCGATCGCGAGGGCAATGAGATCATCGTGGTCAGCAACTTTACGCCGGTAGCGCGTCCGCACTATCGCTTTGGCGTCAATCAGCGTGGCGGCTGGCGCGAGATCATGAATACCGACCAGCACGATTATCACGGCAGCGACACGCGCAATCATGGTGTGGTGCACACCGATGAGATTGAAAGCCACGGTCGGCCGCAGTCGCTGAGTTTGACCTTACCGCCGTTGGCAACGCTTTGGCTGGTGCGGGAGAGCGACTGA
- the glgX gene encoding glycogen debranching protein GlgX, which translates to MLEQGQPEPLGAHYDGHGVNFTLFSQHAERVELCLFDAHGAERRYALPAHSGDIWHGYFPALKPGQRYGYRVHGPWAPQQGHRFNPAKLLVDPCAKAVTDEVADDARFNGGEREPDGADNAAIAPKSLVIAEDFDWEGDCAPCTPWGNTVIYEAHVRGLTQQHPEIPERLRGTYAALGHPAMVKYLRHLGITALELLPIAQFTSEPRLRRLGLSNYWGYNPFALWAVDARYASGENGLTPLQEFQQAVKALHAAGIEVILDVVFNHTAELEEIGPTISLRGVDNASYYWLDGNGEYQNWTGCGNTLNLSHPQVMVWALEALRYWVRVCHVDGFRFDLASVLGRTPEFHQDAPLFAAIKACPLLSKVKLIAEPWDIGPGGYQVGSFPPDFAEWNDHFRDAARRYWLQGQLNNGDFARRFAASSDVFQREARLPHASINLITAHDGFTLRDVVSFNNKHNQANGEDNRDGSSSNFSHNHGKEGLQVNFDIVERRRRSVHGLLTTLLLAQGTPMLLAGDERGHSQHGNNNAYCQDNPLTWLNWQQDDFGLVDFTAALIRLRQRIPALTQDRWWQEGDGSVQWCNASGTPLEAEQWEQGTHRMQILLSGRWLITINATESVSDIALPDGEWRAIPPFAGEDNPILTTVWHGPAHGVCVFLKQS; encoded by the coding sequence ATGCTGGAGCAGGGGCAGCCGGAACCCTTAGGTGCGCACTATGATGGGCATGGCGTTAATTTCACGCTGTTCTCCCAGCATGCTGAACGCGTTGAACTCTGCCTGTTCGACGCGCACGGTGCTGAGCGCCGTTACGCGCTGCCCGCGCACAGCGGTGATATCTGGCACGGCTATTTCCCCGCGCTGAAGCCCGGCCAGCGCTATGGCTATCGCGTACACGGTCCGTGGGCACCGCAGCAGGGACATCGCTTTAATCCCGCCAAGCTTTTGGTCGATCCCTGTGCCAAAGCAGTAACGGATGAAGTGGCGGACGACGCGCGTTTCAACGGCGGTGAACGTGAACCGGATGGTGCCGACAACGCTGCCATCGCGCCGAAATCGCTGGTGATTGCCGAGGATTTTGACTGGGAAGGCGATTGCGCGCCGTGCACGCCGTGGGGCAACACGGTGATCTACGAAGCGCATGTGCGCGGCTTAACGCAGCAGCATCCGGAAATTCCGGAAAGGCTGCGCGGCACTTATGCGGCGCTGGGTCATCCTGCTATGGTGAAGTACCTGCGCCATCTCGGCATCACCGCGCTTGAGCTGTTGCCGATTGCTCAATTCACCAGCGAGCCGCGCCTGCGCCGCTTAGGGTTGAGTAATTACTGGGGTTATAACCCGTTTGCCTTGTGGGCGGTGGATGCGCGTTACGCCTCGGGCGAAAACGGTTTAACGCCGTTGCAGGAGTTTCAGCAGGCGGTCAAAGCGCTGCACGCGGCGGGCATCGAAGTGATTCTCGATGTGGTGTTCAACCACACCGCCGAGCTGGAAGAGATCGGGCCAACGATTTCGCTGCGCGGCGTGGATAACGCCAGCTATTACTGGCTGGATGGCAACGGCGAATACCAAAACTGGACCGGCTGCGGCAACACGCTGAACCTCAGCCATCCGCAGGTGATGGTGTGGGCGCTGGAAGCACTGCGCTACTGGGTGCGCGTTTGCCATGTTGATGGTTTCCGCTTTGACCTCGCCAGCGTGTTGGGGCGCACGCCGGAATTTCATCAGGATGCGCCGCTGTTTGCCGCCATCAAAGCCTGTCCGTTGCTCTCTAAGGTGAAGCTGATTGCCGAGCCATGGGACATCGGTCCCGGCGGTTATCAGGTCGGCAGCTTTCCGCCGGACTTCGCCGAGTGGAACGACCATTTTCGCGATGCGGCACGCCGTTACTGGCTGCAGGGTCAACTGAATAATGGCGATTTCGCCCGCCGTTTTGCCGCATCCAGCGACGTTTTCCAGCGTGAGGCGCGTCTGCCGCACGCCAGCATCAATCTGATTACCGCTCACGACGGTTTCACGCTGCGTGATGTGGTGAGCTTCAACAACAAACACAATCAGGCCAACGGCGAAGACAATCGCGACGGCAGCAGCAGTAACTTCAGCCATAACCACGGCAAAGAGGGATTGCAGGTCAACTTCGATATTGTCGAACGGCGGCGGCGTAGCGTGCATGGCTTGCTGACCACGCTGCTGCTGGCGCAGGGCACGCCGATGCTGCTGGCGGGTGACGAACGCGGTCACAGCCAGCACGGTAACAACAACGCCTATTGCCAGGACAATCCGCTGACCTGGTTGAACTGGCAACAGGATGATTTTGGCCTGGTCGACTTCACTGCTGCGTTAATCCGCCTGCGCCAGCGCATTCCCGCGTTGACGCAGGATCGCTGGTGGCAGGAGGGCGATGGCAGCGTGCAGTGGTGCAATGCCAGCGGCACACCACTGGAAGCCGAGCAGTGGGAACAGGGGACGCACAGAATGCAGATCCTGCTCTCCGGCCGCTGGTTAATAACAATAAATGCCACGGAATCGGTGAGTGATATCGCCTTACCAGACGGAGAGTGGCGTGCCATTCCTCCTTTCGCCGGGGAAGATAACCCCATCCTGACAACTGTCTGGCACGGTCCCGCACACGGTGTGTGTGTGTTCCTAAAGCAATCATAA
- the glgC gene encoding glucose-1-phosphate adenylyltransferase — protein sequence MVKLDRTDHLMLARQLPTQTVALILAGGRGTRLKDLTAKRAKPAVHFGGKFRIIDFALSNCINSGIRRIGVITQYQSHTLVQHIQRGWSLFNEEMNEFVDLLPAQQRAATEHWYRGTADAVTQNLDIIRRYNAQYIVILAGDHIYKMDYSRMLLDHVDRGAKCTIACLPVPLAEATAFGVMAVDAENNVVDFVEKPPKPPSMPGDDSRALASMGIYVFNADYLYQLLEEDLQVADSSHDFGKDLLPKIVASGEAYAHSFTLSCVQVDENAEPYWRDVGTLEAYWRANLDLASVTPELDMYDHSWPIRTHMEPLPPAKFVQDRSGSHGMTMNSLVSGGCIISGSVVVNSVLFPRIRINSFCNIDSAVLLPDVVVGRSCRLRRCVIDRACELPEGMVIGENPDEDSRRFYRSEEGIVLVTRAMLAKLAGGGQ from the coding sequence ATGGTGAAATTAGATAGAACAGATCATCTGATGCTGGCGCGCCAGCTCCCTACACAAACGGTTGCCCTGATCCTTGCTGGCGGGCGCGGTACGCGCCTGAAAGATCTCACCGCGAAACGCGCCAAACCTGCCGTGCACTTCGGTGGCAAGTTCCGCATCATCGACTTTGCGCTGTCCAACTGCATCAACTCGGGCATTCGGCGCATCGGCGTGATCACACAATATCAGTCACATACGCTGGTGCAGCACATCCAGCGCGGCTGGTCGCTGTTCAACGAAGAGATGAACGAGTTTGTCGATCTGTTGCCGGCACAGCAGCGTGCCGCTACCGAACACTGGTATCGCGGCACGGCCGATGCGGTGACGCAGAACCTCGACATTATTCGCCGCTACAACGCGCAGTACATCGTGATACTCGCCGGGGATCACATCTACAAAATGGATTACTCGCGCATGTTGCTCGACCATGTCGATCGCGGCGCGAAATGCACCATCGCCTGCTTACCGGTGCCGTTGGCCGAAGCCACGGCGTTTGGGGTGATGGCGGTGGATGCCGAAAACAACGTGGTCGATTTTGTTGAAAAACCGCCGAAGCCGCCGTCAATGCCGGGTGATGACAGCCGCGCGCTGGCCAGCATGGGCATTTACGTGTTCAACGCCGATTACCTGTATCAACTGCTGGAAGAGGACCTGCAAGTGGCCGATTCCAGCCACGATTTCGGCAAAGATCTGCTGCCGAAAATCGTCGCCAGCGGCGAGGCGTATGCGCACTCCTTCACGCTCTCCTGCGTGCAGGTGGATGAAAACGCCGAGCCGTACTGGCGCGACGTCGGGACGCTGGAAGCGTACTGGCGCGCCAATCTCGATTTGGCGTCGGTTACGCCCGAGCTGGATATGTACGACCACAGCTGGCCGATACGTACCCACATGGAACCGCTGCCGCCGGCGAAATTTGTGCAGGATCGATCCGGCAGCCACGGCATGACAATGAATTCGTTGGTTTCGGGCGGCTGCATCATCTCCGGTTCGGTGGTGGTGAATTCGGTGCTGTTCCCGCGCATTCGCATCAACTCGTTTTGCAACATTGATTCCGCAGTGCTGCTGCCTGATGTGGTGGTTGGCCGATCGTGTCGTCTGCGTCGCTGCGTGATCGATCGCGCCTGCGAGCTGCCAGAAGGCATGGTCATTGGCGAAAACCCCGACGAAGACAGCCGTCGTTTTTACCGTTCTGAAGAGGGCATCGTACTGGTGACGCGCGCCATGCTGGCCAAATTGGCCGGAGGCGGTCAGTAA